From the genome of Candidatus Defluviilinea proxima:
TATCGGTTGGACAGGGAGCCGCAACTTCACGATCTTGCAGGGAGAAGATATGGGCGTGCCATCCCGCTTGTTAGTGAGATTCAGCCCGAAGGTCGGAGAGAGCGTATCTGTCAGCGGTGAGACAAGGCATATTGAGGAGAACGAGGCGTAAAGGCGAGCCCGGCTGATGGTCGAGAGTCCCATTTCTAAATTACCCATTTAGGGAATGGGCTTATACCAATGCCGCACCTATAATGACGGACGAAACAGAGCTACGAGAAAAGGCCAACCAGATGAACAGGCACACGCCACCCTGTTCAGGCCGAGACATCTTCTTGGACTGTTACACTCCTTATGTATGTCCCTACAAGGGACGCAAAAATGGATGGGAGGTTTATCTCCCATCCATTTTTGTTATTTCAAACTCAATGAGGGACACATGGCTGCTCCTGATCTTATTAATAAGGTTGAGTTCTTTTCAGCATTAGGCGTTAAAGAACGCAACACACTGACGACCATGTTCAAAGTGTTCCCGGCCCGCGCGGGGCAAGTATTGTTCCGTTTTGGCGATCCCGGCGATACGTTTTATGTTGTGAAAACGGGATTGGTGGAGTTGTTCACACACGATCACGGTGGGAACAAGATCACATTGGCGAAATGCGAACCTGGGCATTTCTTTGGGGAACTTTCGTTGTTCGATGGGGGCGCACGCACGGCTACCGCAGTGGCTTTGGAAGATTCAGCGTTGTTGGTGCTCAGCCGTGAAAAATTGATCTCTTTCCTCGAACAAAATCCATCTGCCGCCATTGATATGTTGACTGTGATGGGACAGCGCATCCGCAACACCGGCAACCTTCTACGCCAGCGAGTGACACGCAACGCTAACGAGGAGTCGGAAGATAGGCGCACTCTTTCTGAAAAAATAGCTGATAACATCGCGAGGATCTGCGGAAGCATGTCCTTTTTGTTTCTGCATGTTCTGTTGCTTGCCTTTTGGATCAGTTGGAATGTGGAGCCGGTCTATCACTCTGGAGTCAACAGGTTGGGACTTTCAGTGTTCGATCCATTCCCCTTTGGTTTGCTGGCAATGAGTGTTTCAGTTGAAGCGATCATCCTTTCGACCTGTTTGCTTATCAGCCAGAACCGGCAGGCCGCCAAAGACCGCATCCGCTCGGATATTGAGTATGAGGTCAATTTGAAAGCCGAGTTGGAAGTGGCGCACTTGCATGAAAAGATAGACCACATGCACGCCGAAATATTATCAAGATTGCACAAGAGTAATTCCACTAAAGGGAAACGCACTTCAAACAAACCGCGCAAATAAGCGCGGTTTGTTTTGTGATGTTCACACGAAAACAAAACTGTAGAGGGTGGAAAGTTTAGACGCCTACTTTATAATCGCGGCATGAACCAATTCCTCGATAATTTCATCCTTGGCATCCCTCGGCTGTTCATCAAACAATTCCCATATGCATGGATCGTCTTCATCGCATTGTGGAGCTGGCCGCCCAACTTCTCGATCATTTTCCTTTTGGTCATCCTGCTCGGGCTTTCGATGTTGCGATGGCAATCGCTTGCATGGCTCTCGCACATGCGGCGTGAACACGCGCCGGGCGATGGCAAGTTTTATGTGGACCAACCGCCCATTCCGTGGAAAAAAACTGCGCGGAATCTCTCGATCTTGGTTGCGATCAGCGTTGTGCTCGCTTATTTGTTGAAGGGTCAGCTTGGCTTGAATGGCTGGCAGATCTTTTTCATCCTTGTGGGCTTTTCGATGATGTACCGTGATGCGCTATTCTTCGGCGCACCTGTTAAGTACGTTATCACGGCTGACGGCATCGCCGTCCATTATGCGCCGGGACATCTTGATTACCGTCTCTTCCTCACTTTCAAAGAGATCAGCCGCATCGAACGGACTCAGTTCCAAAAAGACAAAGGCTGGGATTTCTTCGCGCGTATGCACGAAGGCAATGACGGTTTGTTGCTCACCCCCAAGGATCCCAAAGGTTTCTCCAAACGTTTGGAAAGATTATTTATTGCCCCCGCAGACATCGAAAAGTTTTTGGAACAATTACCCTATGGATATGGAAAGTAAAATGACTCACAGACTCAATATCTCTTCAGGCGCAAAATGGGAGGACATCGTCGGTTATTCACGTGCGGTGCGGATCGGCAATGTCATCGAAGTGGCGGGGACAACAGCCGTTGACGAAAATGGCAACGTCGTTGGAGTCAACGATCCGTATGAACAGACACGATGTGCCCTTGCGAAAGTAGAAAAGGCATTGGCGCAGGCAGGCGCATCCATGAAAGATGTGGTGCGGACAAGAATGTTCGTGACCGATATTTCCCGTTGGGAGGAAGTAGGCAAGGCACATGGTTTATATTTCCAAGAGATCAAACCTGCCGCATCCATTATCGAAGTGAAAGCATTGATCAGCCCAGAGCTGATGGTTGAGATTGAAGTGACGGCAATTCTCGGAGAAAAAGACGAATGACAAGTCCTATTCGAATTGGCGTTTTGGGTGCGGCAAAGATCGTGCCGATGGCGCTCGGCATCCCTGCACGGAGCGTACCGGAAGTGCAAATAGCCGCCATCGCCGCACGGGATCCCAAGCGGGCAAAAAGGGTTGCTCGTTTGTTTCGCATTCCGCGAGTACATGCGACCTATGATGAACTCTTGAATGACCCAGAGATCGATGCGATCTACAATCCATTGCCTAACGGCTTACACGCTGAATGGACGATCAAAGCGTTACGTGCGGGCAAACATGTTCTGTGTGAAAAGCCTTTTGCGTCCAATGCAGAGGAAGCCATGGAGATGGCGCGTGTTGCAAAAGAAACAGGCAAGGTGTTGAGCGAAGCGTTTGCGTATCGCAATCATCCGCTCACGGCGCGCATGAAGCACATCATGGAAAATGATCTCGGCAAGATTCAACGTATTGAAGCGCGCTTTCGTTTTATTCTGCTCAATTTTTCAAATGTCCGTTATCGATATGATCTTGCAGGCGGCGCACAGATGGATGCAGGTTGTTACCCGGTCAGTATGGTCCGTTATTTGATGGGTGCTGAACCCAAAGTAGTGGACGCAAAAGCGCGTCTCTTCAAGCCTGAAGTTGATTCGGGTATGGAAACAAATTTAGAATTTGCTGACGGAAGTACGGGGCGCATCCTTTGCGATATGCTTTCTCCGCGATTGTTCGACTCGTTCCTTCACGTGAAAGGCGACGCAGGCGAAATGAAAGTGTTCGGTCCGTTTCAGCCGCACTGGTTTCACTTTATGACGGTTCGTACATCCGAAGGCACAAGGCGTGAACATGTCAAAGGCGGGGATATTTACGTTCTGCAATTACAAAATTTTGTAAAAGCCATCCACGGGGAAATATCCTTGAGTACAAACCCCGAGGATGCCGTCAACAACATGCGCGTGATCGACGCGATCTATGAAAAAGCCGGGCTGAAGAGAAGAGGAACTTAATGCGAATACTGATCGATATGGACGGAGTCATCTCTGACTTTGATGGAGAATTTCTCAAACGCTGGCAAACACGGCACCCTGATAAGTTTTACATCCCCATGGAAGAACGGACGGTGTTCTACGTCAAAGACCAATATCCGGAAGAACTTAAACCCTTGGTGGCTGAGATCTTGTTGGAGCCCGGCTTCTTCCGTGACATGATGCCAATGGATGGAGCAAAAGAAGCCCTGCTCGAAATGGCCGCGATGGGACTTGAAGTGTTCATCTGTACCAGTCCGTTGACCACGTATAAGAATTGCGTGTTGGAAAAATTTGAATGGGTGGACCAGTTCCTCGGTCCAGAGTGGGTGAAGCGCATTGTCCTCACGAAGGATAAAACGCTTGTAAAGGCAGATTACATCATCGACGATAAACCAGATATCACAGGAGTCGAATCCAAACCGGATTGGGAGCATATCCTGTATGATCGTCCGTATAACAAAGGCGGGAGCAAGAAACGGTTGACCTGGGAAAATTGGAAGGATGTGTTGAACCTTGGCGGCTGATCAAGCCACCCGCAAAATGCACGATGATGAAGTGATCACGGACGCATCACTCGTGCGACGATTGCTTGCGGTGCAGTTTCCGCACTGGGCGAATCTTCTGATCGAGCCAGTCCCTTCGGCTGGCACAGACAATGCATTGTATCGTCTCGGCCATGATATGGCCGTGCGATTGCCTCGCATTGATTGGGCAACTGGACAGGTGAAAAAGGAAATGGAATGGATGCCCAAACTTGCCCCGCATCTGCCGCTTGCAATTCCCGATCCGCTCGCGATGGATGAACCAGGAGAAGGTTATCCGTGGCATTGGGGAATCTATCGGTGGCTCGAAGGTGATAACCTGACCCTCGAACACATCGCTGACCCAGTGCAAGCGGCTGTTGATCTGGCGCAATTCATCAATGCCTTGCAACAAATTGATACTGATGGTGGACCGCTTGCTAAAGAACACAACTTGCGTGGCGAACCATTGATCGGTCGGGATGAAAATACACGTGAAGCGATCAACTCCATGCGCGATATGATCGATGCTGATACTGCGATAAAAATATGGGAAATTGCTCTGAAAGCCCATGATTGGAATCGTGCACCTGTTTGGTTTCACGGAGACCTGCTCCCCGGTAATCTTCTGTTCACTCAGGGCCATTTAAGCGCAGTGATCGATTTCGGCGGACTAGGCGTAGGTGACCCCGCTTGCGATATGATGATCGCGTGGGGTTTGTTCACCGGGAAGAGTCGGGATGCATTCCGCGCGACGCTGGAAATTGACGATGCCACATGGGCGCGAGGTCGCGGACATGCCCTGTCTCAAGCGGTGATCTTCATTCCATATTACTTGAACACCAACCCCATCGGTGTCAGAAACGCGATGCACATGATCGAGACTGTTTTTGCTGACTATCGAGAAAATGGCTGAATAGATTTATCGTTCAGATTGATTCACAAGTCATATCAATAAAATGCAATAGGAAACATCGTAATGGTTGAGATTAAACGCCCGGTCTTTTTCAGTGGTGAAAATCCCGCAATGACTTTATATGTGCCCAATACGGAACAAGTCACAGCGGTGGCGAGTTATTGGCATTGTACGGATAGTCCGCATGGAGTGGGGCACGCGCTCATCCTCTGGCTTGTCGACACAGCGACCGATGTTGGTCACGGAGGCATTTTTACAGACAACCTCGAACTCGCAAAAGTATTGGTAAATGATCTTACACGACATTTCCCTGAATTTGAAAATGTACCCACTGAAACATTGATGTATGCAGAAGCCCATTGCGAACATATCTACAATGGGACTTCTTATCGTGTGATCTGCAAATCAACAGATGTGCGAGTTGAGTTGGAATGGGTTGACGTGCTGGATCGCAAGCAGGTTGTGTGGCCTGGCTTCCCAACAGGCGATACAACTTATGATCTAACAACAATCATTTGTCCATGCAGGGAAGCGCGGATTCTAGTCAACGATAAAAGAGTGGACGGCGAAGCCCAAACCCTTAAAGCAGATGATGGCTTTTTTCGAAGCACAGCCTTCTTAGCTTTTGCAGAAACGTGGATCGGGCCACTCAATAAAACTGAGACTTAACCTTGCCATCGATTCGAACCTACCCTTTGCCTGTTGACTCCCTCTTAGGCCGTTATCGCAGGGACGATGGCGCCTACACTGATTGTTATGCAACGGAAGTCGCATTTCCTGTCTCACACGCGCAATACGTCAACGCCTTTTACACGACATTCGTATTCAAGATCGAACGATTCATCCTCACATGGACAGTGAATAAACCATCCACAGACTTGCAAGCAAAGCAACTCTCCGATGGCACACGAGACACTTTTGCGGCGTGGACGGTCGAAGCGCGGACGGAGAATCAACTGTTGATGTGTGATTTTGTCAGTCGCACGCGATCATGGCTGATGGTCCTCCCTTTGGAATCAGGCGGCACACGTTTATACTTTGGGTCAGCGATTGTCCCGATGGTAGATCCGCGAACAGGAAAGTCAACGCTCGGTCTTGTATTCCGCGCCCTGCTTGGGTTTCACAAGATCTATTCGGTGGTGCTTTTGTATGCCGCGAAACGGCGGCTCGAAGCGCTGTACCCAAAGGAGATGACATCCATATGAGTCCAGCACGTATGTCAAAGATAGAGTCGGCGATTCGTGTTGTCCTTGCATTTAACGAAGCGTTCAATCGCCACGATGTAGCTGGGATGATGGAACTCATGAGTGAGGATTGTGTCTTCGAAAACACAAACCCCGCTCCCGATGGAACCATCTATTCTGGGAAAGATGCAGTGACAGAATTTTGGAAAAGCTTTTTCGCAGAGTCTCCCAATGCCCATATCGACATTGAGGAGATCTTCGGTTTTGGCTATCGTTGTGTGATGCGCTGGAAATACACATGGGGCGCTGGATACGTCCGCGGGGTGGATATCTTCAAGTTAAAGGATGATCTCATTTGTGAGAAGTTGTCTTACGTAAAAGGATGACCATGAGATTTCAATACGATGATAACGCCGGTGACGATGATAAGCTTTTTATCATTGAGTCGGATTCGGGTAGATACGAATGGACGATCCACGGGACGACCAGCGATTTCAACTCTGTCTCGCGCCACATACGGGAAGGTAAAGACTACATCACAGCCGGTATATCAAGTAACCTACCTGTGTTTTGGGTGCTGGAACACGGTAGCCTGTGGATCCTTCATGGCGATAGAGACTCGTGGGATTTTGGGCTTAATCTCAAGCCTATTGATGTAGCCTTGCTGTTAGATGCGATTGAAGCTGGACCGAAATGACACATCAAAGCGTTATAATCATTAAGTCGTCGTCTTCAACTGCCAAAGGAGGCAAACGTGTCGTTCAAGCTCGTGTATCTGTCTCAACAAGATCCGCAATGGAAGAATGACCTGCTCGGTTTCGGTGACCCGGGCGACACCATCGGTTATGTAGGTTGTGCCCTCACTGCCACCGCCATGCTCCTAAGTGGACATGGGTATACGGAAACTCCCAAGACCCTCAACCAAAAACTTAAGAATGTGAATGGCTTTGCCAGCGCCGGTATCGTGTGGAGCGCGGTTACCAAACTTTATCCGAATGTTTCGCTCAAGGCTTTTATTCCATGCTCCACCAGCGATGCACCTCTCGCGCAAATTGATGCGGCCATTGCAGCCGGTCAACCCGCGATCGTGCAAGTGGACTCATCCCCTGCGACTGGCATCCAAACCCATTGGGTGGTGCTCTATGCTCGCAAAGGGGATGATTACCTCATGCTCGACCCCTGGCCTTACAACCCCGGCACCGATAAAGAAGATTACCTGATGAAACGATATGCGCAGGGACGCACCCTTCAACGTGCCATCTCGCATGTGATCCTTTTCGAAGCCTATGGCTCAGGCGGACCGATCTCCACCCCGTCTTCCTCGACAACAAGTACAACGCCTCCTTCTACACCGACAACTGGTTCCACAACTTCAAGCGGAGCCTACGCCCGAGTCCGCGCTGATGTAACTTGGGGACTCAATGTCCGTTCGAGTATTGATACATCGAGCATGGCCAATGTTGTGGATACCGTCACAGCAGGCGCGGAATTGTTGCTACTTGAGTTAGATGGTTTATCGAGAGTGGGTGGCGTAAACCAGTGGGTACGAGTCCGCACGCCGGATGGCAAGGAAGGCTTCTGTGCCGCATGGTATTTGGAAAAGGTTTCAGTGGAGACAAAGCCGGTTGAGACCACACCAGTTTCAAGTCCGAGTAATGAAGCGCCGGTCTCGAGTCCGACCCCAAGCACACCTGTAACTCCATCACCTGTCCCATCCACGCCGGTACCTTCTACTCCTTCGCCTTCTGCACCAAAGAAATTGATAGTGAAAGTATCCAGCACTGTTGGCTCAAGTGGACTGCGCATGCGCAAGTATCCATCGCTTGGTGGCGCGTTGGTTATGAGTATCAAAGCCGGTACCAAACTCACAGTAGTGGAACCGGAAGAGAAAGCAAAGACGAAGATCGGTGTGGCGAATAAGTGGATCTATGTGCGTGAACTAGGTGGTAAGCTCGGTTATGTAGCGGCAAATTATGTGAGCGTGGTTTGAATCTTTATTGGTACTACCGAAAGCGAGTGTATTTATGGAAGGTGATTTCGAGATTTCTTCTGAACAAAGACAGGTGAAGGTGCCTGTCACCGTGTTGCATATTCATGGCTGGCTTGATGGGCAAAGTGAAGACCGTCTATTGGAAGCGGCGCGTGACGTGTATGAATCTGGTACGCGTTTTCTGTTGATCGATATGAAAGAACTCAAGACGCTCACGAGTGCTGGTATGCGCGCTTTGCAAAAGGTATATCGAATGTATACGCCGAAGGAGGATCGCTTCAAGGATCCATATGTGCGTGTGTGTCAGGCTCCTCCGCAGATTTACGATATCCTCGGCATCACCGGTTTTCTGCAAAACATCCCCGTTCATAAAGATATCGATTCGGCTCTCGAAGCATTCGGAAAAGATTAATGATCAAATGCAAAGGCTCGTTGTTCTATGATGAGCTTTTGTGTTTAACTATCACAAAGAATGTCGGACACGTTGGGGACGCTTCATTATTCTTTGTGAAAATTCATGGTTGACCTTGTTGCTTTTTGCCATTCTTGAAATGTAAACATTTTTCATTTTAAGGAAATCTGCAAATGAAACAAAGGAAAAGTAATATAAAATTGGCGTTGCAACCTGTACCGGGCATACAGGTTATTGTTTGATTATGATTCAATACCATCCTTATTCTCTTTTTCTCGCGATCTCTGCCCTAACCACATTGATCGTATTGTTCCTTACCCGTCGGCACACTGCTCCGGGGTCTTCTGCTTTAAGGGTGATGTTTCTTGGCATGTTCATATGGAGCTTTTCCTATGCGCTGACCTGGGCGCTTGTGCCATTGGCGCAAAAGATATTCTGGTTAAAGGTCATGTATATCGGCGTGGTGATGATCCCAGGTCCCTTCCTGGTCTTCACACTGAATATCACGCATCGCAAAGAATGGCTCACGTTTTACAGTATGTTGTTGTTGTTACTTGAACCGATCATCATGTTGATTATGGTATGGGGAATACCACGCCTTGTTTTTTCATCCATTGCGCCGGTGACGAACGAAGACTACCGCATCATGGAAGTTCTACGAGGCACATGGTTTTGGGTGAACACCGCCTATTCATACACCATTATTGCATTGTCCTTTATTCTGTTATTGCTCAGCTATCGAAGTGCAAACCAGATTTTCAAGCGACAGTATCTTTATATAATATATGGGTCGGTTCTCTCTTTTGGGTTTAGCATCTATACACAAACTGCCGATACTGCATTTAACAAACTTGACGTCACTCCCATCGCATTCGGCGTTTCAGGGATGGTGTATGCGTACACGATTTTCCGTCACCGCTTCATGGACCTTGTCCCTATTGCGCGAAGCCGCCTAATCGAGAATATGAGTGATGGCGTACTCGTACTTGATGCACAAGGTCGTATCGTGGATGTCAACCCTGCCATGAAAAGTTTCTTGGATGGGGAACCCAAATCGTTCCTTGGTAAACATATTTCAGAAGCGCTCAATATCTGGACCGATAGCACTGAATACTTGTTAACCGGCCTGGAAACTCGCACTGAGTTGAGACTCCCTAATAAATCGTCGCGTTATCTCGATCTGCGTGTGACGCCTCTATATGATGAAGATCAAACCTTGAATGGACGTTTGATCATCTTTCGCGATGTCACAGACCGCAAAGAAGTGGAAAAGGATCTGCGTCATGCCATGGATCGCATGCAGACTCAACTGATTGAGATCGGCTTGTTGCAGAGTCAACTGCGCGAACAAGCCATCCGTGATGCGCTCACCAATCTCTTTAACCGTCGTTACCTTGAAGAGACCCTTGAACGCGAACTGGCGCGTGCCTCACGTGAGGTCTATCCGTTGTGTATTGTGATGATGGATATCGACTATTTCAAGGATGTGAATGACACGTATGGACACGAAGCAGGCGATCTTGTCCTCAAGACATTGGCGAACACGGTGACAAACCAGAGCC
Proteins encoded in this window:
- a CDS encoding RidA family protein; protein product: MTHRLNISSGAKWEDIVGYSRAVRIGNVIEVAGTTAVDENGNVVGVNDPYEQTRCALAKVEKALAQAGASMKDVVRTRMFVTDISRWEEVGKAHGLYFQEIKPAASIIEVKALISPELMVEIEVTAILGEKDE
- a CDS encoding STAS domain-containing protein, producing MEGDFEISSEQRQVKVPVTVLHIHGWLDGQSEDRLLEAARDVYESGTRFLLIDMKELKTLTSAGMRALQKVYRMYTPKEDRFKDPYVRVCQAPPQIYDILGITGFLQNIPVHKDIDSALEAFGKD
- a CDS encoding aminoglycoside phosphotransferase family protein — translated: MHDDEVITDASLVRRLLAVQFPHWANLLIEPVPSAGTDNALYRLGHDMAVRLPRIDWATGQVKKEMEWMPKLAPHLPLAIPDPLAMDEPGEGYPWHWGIYRWLEGDNLTLEHIADPVQAAVDLAQFINALQQIDTDGGPLAKEHNLRGEPLIGRDENTREAINSMRDMIDADTAIKIWEIALKAHDWNRAPVWFHGDLLPGNLLFTQGHLSAVIDFGGLGVGDPACDMMIAWGLFTGKSRDAFRATLEIDDATWARGRGHALSQAVIFIPYYLNTNPIGVRNAMHMIETVFADYRENG
- a CDS encoding Gfo/Idh/MocA family oxidoreductase — translated: MTSPIRIGVLGAAKIVPMALGIPARSVPEVQIAAIAARDPKRAKRVARLFRIPRVHATYDELLNDPEIDAIYNPLPNGLHAEWTIKALRAGKHVLCEKPFASNAEEAMEMARVAKETGKVLSEAFAYRNHPLTARMKHIMENDLGKIQRIEARFRFILLNFSNVRYRYDLAGGAQMDAGCYPVSMVRYLMGAEPKVVDAKARLFKPEVDSGMETNLEFADGSTGRILCDMLSPRLFDSFLHVKGDAGEMKVFGPFQPHWFHFMTVRTSEGTRREHVKGGDIYVLQLQNFVKAIHGEISLSTNPEDAVNNMRVIDAIYEKAGLKRRGT
- a CDS encoding DUF1003 domain-containing protein; protein product: MAAPDLINKVEFFSALGVKERNTLTTMFKVFPARAGQVLFRFGDPGDTFYVVKTGLVELFTHDHGGNKITLAKCEPGHFFGELSLFDGGARTATAVALEDSALLVLSREKLISFLEQNPSAAIDMLTVMGQRIRNTGNLLRQRVTRNANEESEDRRTLSEKIADNIARICGSMSFLFLHVLLLAFWISWNVEPVYHSGVNRLGLSVFDPFPFGLLAMSVSVEAIILSTCLLISQNRQAAKDRIRSDIEYEVNLKAELEVAHLHEKIDHMHAEILSRLHKSNSTKGKRTSNKPRK
- a CDS encoding diguanylate cyclase; its protein translation is MIQYHPYSLFLAISALTTLIVLFLTRRHTAPGSSALRVMFLGMFIWSFSYALTWALVPLAQKIFWLKVMYIGVVMIPGPFLVFTLNITHRKEWLTFYSMLLLLLEPIIMLIMVWGIPRLVFSSIAPVTNEDYRIMEVLRGTWFWVNTAYSYTIIALSFILLLLSYRSANQIFKRQYLYIIYGSVLSFGFSIYTQTADTAFNKLDVTPIAFGVSGMVYAYTIFRHRFMDLVPIARSRLIENMSDGVLVLDAQGRIVDVNPAMKSFLDGEPKSFLGKHISEALNIWTDSTEYLLTGLETRTELRLPNKSSRYLDLRVTPLYDEDQTLNGRLIIFRDVTDRKEVEKDLRHAMDRMQTQLIEIGLLQSQLREQAIRDALTNLFNRRYLEETLERELARASREVYPLCIVMMDIDYFKDVNDTYGHEAGDLVLKTLANTVTNQSRQGDFVCRFGGEEFVLVMPNINIDVAKDRATVLHRSITTQFIPFGRVNLNITISMGISCFPAHGEKKEDLLRAADRALYAAKRAGRNRVYVYRDSESTIEQRDDSALNI
- a CDS encoding SH3 domain-containing protein — its product is MSFKLVYLSQQDPQWKNDLLGFGDPGDTIGYVGCALTATAMLLSGHGYTETPKTLNQKLKNVNGFASAGIVWSAVTKLYPNVSLKAFIPCSTSDAPLAQIDAAIAAGQPAIVQVDSSPATGIQTHWVVLYARKGDDYLMLDPWPYNPGTDKEDYLMKRYAQGRTLQRAISHVILFEAYGSGGPISTPSSSTTSTTPPSTPTTGSTTSSGAYARVRADVTWGLNVRSSIDTSSMANVVDTVTAGAELLLLELDGLSRVGGVNQWVRVRTPDGKEGFCAAWYLEKVSVETKPVETTPVSSPSNEAPVSSPTPSTPVTPSPVPSTPVPSTPSPSAPKKLIVKVSSTVGSSGLRMRKYPSLGGALVMSIKAGTKLTVVEPEEKAKTKIGVANKWIYVRELGGKLGYVAANYVSVV
- a CDS encoding nuclear transport factor 2 family protein, producing the protein MSPARMSKIESAIRVVLAFNEAFNRHDVAGMMELMSEDCVFENTNPAPDGTIYSGKDAVTEFWKSFFAESPNAHIDIEEIFGFGYRCVMRWKYTWGAGYVRGVDIFKLKDDLICEKLSYVKG
- a CDS encoding 5'-3'-deoxyribonucleotidase, producing MRILIDMDGVISDFDGEFLKRWQTRHPDKFYIPMEERTVFYVKDQYPEELKPLVAEILLEPGFFRDMMPMDGAKEALLEMAAMGLEVFICTSPLTTYKNCVLEKFEWVDQFLGPEWVKRIVLTKDKTLVKADYIIDDKPDITGVESKPDWEHILYDRPYNKGGSKKRLTWENWKDVLNLGG